The stretch of DNA GAGGCGGTCCTTGAACAGGATGCGGTTCGGCAGGTCGGTCAGGATGTCGTGGTAGGCCTGGTAGGAGATGACCTCTTCCGCGCGCTTGCGGTCGGTGATGTCGCGCGCCACGCCGTAGGTGCCGAAGAACTCGAGCTTCTTCACTTCCTGGTCGGGCACGTGCATGCCGATCGCGTTGAGCGAAATCGTCATCAGGGTGGTGTTGAAGGTGCGGTCCAGGCCGTTGCCGCCGCTGTTGCGGCATTTCAGGCGCAGCTCGACGTTGCGCGAGGCGCGTTCGTCGACGCGGCGCTCGTTGAAGACGTAGCGCGCGCGCTCCAGGTCTTCCTCGTGCACCAGCACCGAGTAATGCTTGCCGAGCAGCTCGTCGCGCGAGTAACCCAGCAGCTGGTAGGCGCGGTCGTTCACGAAAGTGAAGCGGCCTTCGTGGTTCAGCGTGTAGATGATGTCCGGCGAGGAGTCCACCAGGTAGCGGTACATCTTCTCGGAGTTTTCCAGCTGGGTGGCCATGCGCTCGTTCTCGAGCGCCAGGCGGCGGCCCTTGAGGGCGTTGACCACCGTGGCCAGCAGTTCTTCCCTGGCATAGGGCTTGCGCAGGTAGTCGTAGGCGCCGCGCTTGAGCGCGCCGATCGCCGCATCGATGCCGACCTCGCCGCTCATCACGATCACGTCGGCGTCGATGCCCCGCTCGTTGATGAAGTCCATGATCTCGTGGCCGCCGATGTCCGGCAGGCGCAGGTCGAGCAGGACCAGGTCGAAGCGCAGGCGCGACAAATGGGCCAGGGCTTCGCTGCCCGAGGATGCGGTGGTGAGCTGGTAGCCGCGGCCCTTCAGCAGCTCGTACAGCGAGGACAGCAGGCGCGGCTCGTCGTCGACCAGCAGCAGGCGTGGCTGGCTGTCGGTCTCGAGCGTCGGGGAATACGGAGCCGGTTCGCCGGAAAACATGGCGTGATGCGCGTTGATCATGATCTTATGCAGAGCCGATCGCGCGGGCCGGCAGCGCGACAGGGTTACCAAGGCTGGTGCTGGTGGCGCCGGACCACGCAGGCAGGAGGATTTCGAATGCGGTGCCGTTGCGCCCGCTGCGGCAGCCGATGTGGCCGCCCAGCTTCTTGACCAGGCTGTGCACGATCGACAGGCCCAGGCCGTGGTGGGCACCGTCCTTGGTGCTCTTCACCGGCGAGAACAGGTGGGCCAGCACCTCGCGCGACAGGCCGGGGCCATTGTCGCTGACGACCAGTTCCAGGTAGAGCTGGCGCTCGCGGTTCACGTGGCCGCGGTTGACGATTTCCACGCGCCCGCCGCCCGTGCCGAGGGCCTCGATGGCGTTCTTCACCAGGTTCACCAGGATCTGCTTGAGCACGTCGGCGTCGCCCTCGATGCGGGTCGCCTCCTCGTGCATGGTGACGACGATGTCGACCGTGGCCGGGACGAAGCCGGTGCTGAGGAACAGGCGCTGTACCTCGTCCACCACCTTGGCGACGTCGGTCGGGCGCGGGGCCGTGTCGGCCGGCTTGAGCTCGGCCAGGCTGCTGACCAGCTGGCCGACGCGGTCGATCTCTTCGTTCAGAATCGACATCTCGGTGCTGACCGGCTCCTGGCGCGCCAGCTTGCTGTCCAGGACACTCAGGTAGTTCTTGATGATCGACAGCGGGTTGTTCACTTCGTGCACCACGCGGCGCGACGCCTCGCGGTATTCCTCGGCCACGTGCGCGAGCTGGCGCCGGGCGTGGCCGCGCTCGGACAGCATGTTCTCCAGCGCGGTGGCGGCCTGCGCCCCGAAGGACTGCATGAAGCGCTCGCGCCGCTGGCAATACGGGACCTGCCAGGCCGCGATGCCGCCGATCAGCACGCCCAGGCAGCGCGCGCCGGCAACCAGCGGCACGCACACCAGGCTGTCGGTGCCGAGCATGCGCAGCAGCTGTTCCTCGGCCAGGCCGAGGCTGGCGCCATCGCGCCCGATGAAGGCCGGACGGCGCTCCAGCGCGCTCTTGGCGATGGCGCCGCCTTTCGCGAGCGGCACGGCGAATTCGGCGATGCGCTGGCTGCCCTGGGTCGGGGCGCCGACCAGGGCGTGGCCGGTCGGATTCTCCAGCAGGACCACGGCATTGCCGAAGTCGAACAGGATGCGCGCCGAGCGCGTCATCGCTTCCAGCAGGCCCGATTCGCCCTGCTGGCGCGCGAAGCTCTGGCCCACTTCCGAGACCAGCACCATGTTGCGCACTTCTTCGGACAGGCGCTGCTGCACCGGGTCCAGCGCGGGCGGCGCATAGGCCGGCGGCGCCGGGATGTCGTCGGCGCCCGCCAGGTCGATGCCCAGGTGGGCGGCGGCCTTATCGACCTGGCGCGCGGCGCCCGCCAGCATCTGTCCGGCCTGCTCGTCGTCGATGCCGCACAGGGCGGCGGCCTCGCGCAACATGGCCTCGTCGTCCGCATGGCTGGACAGCACGTGGGCCAGGCGCACGATGCGGATCAAGGGGTGGGCCGACTCCAGACGCTCGCTCGGCTCGTGGTGGTACAGCACGGCGTCGGCCAGGAAGGAGTCGAGCTGCCAGCGTTCGATCAGCCAGGCGCCGGCTTCGGCGTGGGTGATCTGCAGGGTGCGCTGCTCGACGGCGCACAGGTCCTCGTCGTCGCGCGCGCCGAAGTTGTAGGCGTATTCCTTGGGGGCGGTGGCCAACAGGGCCAGGCGGCCGACGTTGTGCAGCAGGCCGGCCAGGTAGGCTTCTTCCAGGTGCGGATACTCGACGGCGTGCGCGATCTCCCGTGCGATGACGGCCGTGCTCAGGGCGTTCTTCCAGAAGGCGCGCAGGTCGGTGCTGCCGGAATGCGGGAAGTTGTTAAAGGTCTGGAACACCGAGTCGCTGATCACCAGCGTCTTGATCATGTCGGTGCCGAGGGCGACCAGGGACTGCTCGAGGTTGACGTTGCGGTGGTGGCGCTGGTACGCCGAGCTGTTGGCCACGGCCAGCAGCTTGCCGGTCATGCCGGCATCCTTCGAGATCAGAGCGGCCAGTTCCGGCATGCCGAGGTCGTCGGCCTGCAGGTGTTCGATGAGACGCACGAGGATCTGCGGCATTGCCGGCAGACGAGCAATCAAGAGACGATTGCGGATATCCTGATCCGAAGCTTGCATGGGTCTCAAACGCGGCCGCGTGTCGAAGGTTGTCCGAGGCAGCCCGGGTAGAGTTGCCACAAAGTCTTTCTTTTCTATTTACCGGATAGAACGATCTTTAAACGTTTGTTCCGGGCATGAAAAACTTATCTTAGCATATAGACATTTCTGATCGGGAACAATACTTTCTGTAAAAAGTGTTGTCGAGATGTCGTACTAAAGCTAGAGGCGAAGAAACGCTATGTCGGCAGGAATGAAAGAATATTTCATATATGCATGCATACATGAAATATTCTTTCATTCATACAGCCAGGAGCGGCTACGTACAGCGATCGGGTTCGGTGAACCCGATCACGGCATCGGATGCCCGTCGCGGATTTTCTGGCGCCGGTAGCGGCGTGCGGTGGCCCACAGGCCGATCGACAGCAGCGTGAAGCCGGCCTGGCCGAGCGCCAGCGACAGCACCGAATGCGACAGCATCGGCGAGATCACCCCGGCCACGATGGCGCCGGCCAGGGTGGTGATGAAGGACTGGCAGGAGGCCACGGTGCCGCGGATGTGCGGGAACATGTCGAGCGCCATCAGGGTGGCGCCCGGCGCGATGATCGAGCTGCCGAAGGTGAAGAAGAACATGTGCGCCACGCTCCAGGGCAGCGAAGGCGGCAGGAAGCTGTGGTAGGTCACGTTGAAGGCGACCGCGCCCAGCATGAAGAAGAAGCCGATCCGGATCTGGCGCGCGAAGCCCAGCTTGCCCGCCATGCGGTTGGCCGCCAGCGCGCCCAGGAAGATCCCGCTCACGGTCGGCACGAACAGCCAGGCGAACTGCGACGGCCCCAGGCCGAGGTGCTCGGGCAGCATCACCGGCGCCGACGCGATGTACAGGAACAGGCCGGCGAAGTTCAGGGCCACCACGCCCGACTTCATGTGGAACAGGAAGGAGCTGAAGATCGCGCCGTAGCTCTGCGCCAGGAAGCGCGGATTGAACGGCTGACGCCTTTCCTTCGGCACGGTTTCCGGCAGGTGCTTCCAGCAGAACCAGCCCAGGACGACGGTGTAGGCGCACAGCGCCAGGAAGATCGCGCGCCAGTCGGCCAGGGTCACGATCCAGCCGCCCAGCACCGGCGCGATGGCCGGCGCGATCGAGAAGATCATGGTTACCATCGACAGCAGGCGCGCCGCCTCGGCATCCGAATACAGGTCGCGGATGATGGCGCGCCCCACCACCACGCCCGCCCCCGCCGACACGCCCTGCATGATGCGGAACACCCACAGGTAGTGCACCGAGCTGGCCGCCGCACAGCCGAAGGTGCCGATCGCGAACACCACCAGCGCGAACAGGACCACGTTGCGCCGACCGAAGGCATCGGACAGCGCACCGTGCCACAGCACCATGCCGGCGAAGGCCAGCATGTAGGCGGTGAGCGTCTGCTGCACTTCCAGCGCCGAGGCGTTCAGTTCGGAACGGATCTGCGGGAAGGCCGGCAGGTAGGCGTCGATCGAGAACGGCCCCAGCATCGACATGGCCGCCAGCAGCGTGGCCAGGCCGCCGGCGCTGAGCATGGCGATCTTGTGGGGCGCGGGCAGCGGAACCGGGATGACCGGATCCTTGGGCAAGTCGTCGGGTTCGGTCGGCGGCAGCATGGAGGCTTATTGCTCCTGTCTTGGTTTGGCTTCCTCGCGGCGGTTGAAACCGGCCACCATGTCGAAGCGGAACAGGCGGCATTCGAGCGCGCCGTTGAAGAACGGGGTCTTGCGCGATTCCTTCAGGCGCAGCAGCTTGGGCAGCCCCAGATCCGCCGTGAACAGGAAGGCGGTCCAGCCGGCGAAGCGCTGCTTCAAGGTGGTGCCGAGCGCGGAATAGAAGGACAGCGCCATCTCGTCCTGCGGCACCGTGGAATCGCCGCGCACGCCGATCCGCTCGCCGTACGGCGGGTTGGTCAAGAGGATGCCCGGCTGGCTGGTGGGCGGCGACACGTGCTGGGCCTCGATCTGCTTGAGCGGCACGTCGAACAGGATGCCGGCGATCTTCAGGTTATGGCGCGTCATCGCGACCATGTCGCCCGAGATGTCGGAACCGAAGATGGTCGGCTCGGCAGGCAGGGGATTCGGCTTGATCTCGGCTTTCAGCGCGGCCCAGGCCTCGCGGTCGAAGTCGGCGAATTTCTCGAAGGCGAAGCGGCGCCTGCTGCCTGCCGGGATGCCCTGCACCATCTGGGCCGCTTCGACCAGGATGGTGCCGGAGCCGCACATCGGGTCGAACAGCGGGATGCCCGGCTTCCAGCCGGCCACGCGCAGCATGCCGGCGGCCAGGTTCTCGCGCAGCGGCGCGTCGCCGGTCTCTTCGCGCCAGCCGCGCTTGAACAGCGCTTCGCCCGAGGTGTCGAGGTAGATGATGAAGTTGCGCTGGTCGAGGAAGCCGACGATGCGCATGTCCGGCTCGCGGGTATTCACCGAGGGACGCTTGTTAAACTGGTCGCGGAAGCGGTCGCAGACGGCGTCCTTGATCTTCAGCGTGGTGAACTCGAGGCTCTTGAGCGGGGACTTCACCGCGGTGACGTCGACGCGGATGGTGTGGTTGACGCCGAACCAGTCTTCCCAGGGCTGCTCGAGCACCAGGTCGTAGATGTCGTTCTCGTTGTTGTAGCTGCGCTGCCCCATGCGCATCAGGACGCGCGAGGCGATGCGCGAGTGCAGGTTGATGCGGTAGGCGTCCACCAGCGAACCGGAGCAGTGGACGCCGCCTGGCACCTGGTTGTGCACGCGCATCGTGGTGCTGTGCTGGGCGATTTCGCCCAGTTCTTCGGCAAGTGCCGCTTCCATGCCGCGCGGGCATGGGCAGAAATATGAGGCCATGAGGGGTACCCTTTGTCCGTTGAAAAATCAGAAAGCAGTGGCGCCGGCCCATGCCGGCGCGCCAGATGATACAGCTTCGGCAGGCGTCAGAACGGCTTGACGACCACCAGGATCACGATCGCCAGCAACAGCAGCACCGGCACTTCATTGAAATACCGGTACCACTTGTGGCTGCGCGCATTCGCTCCGCGCTCGAACTTTTTCAGCAGCGAGCCGCAGGCGTGATGGTAGCCGATCGCCAGGATCACGAGCGCCAGTTTCGCGTGCAGCCAGCCGCCCCGGATGCCGTAGCCCAGCCACAGCCAGATGCCCAGCGCCAGGGCCGGCACCATCAGGATGGTGGTGAAGCGGTACAGCCGGCGCCCCATGCCCAGCAGGCGGTCCAGTGCCGCCGGATTGGTTTCCTGGGCCAGGTTCACGAAGATGCGCGGCAGGTAGAACAGCCCCGCGAACCAGGAGGCGATGAAGACGATGTGCAGGGCCTTGATCCAGAGGTACATGCGTTTCCTTGTGATTAATTGCGCACTTCGCCGTGGCCGAATACGACGTACTTGAGCGAGGTGAGTCCTTCCAGCCCGACCGGGCCGCGCGCATGCAGCTTGTCGTTCGAGATGCCGATCTCCGCGCCCAGGCCGTATTCGAAGCCGTCCGCGAAACGGGTCGAGGCGTTCACCATCACCGAGGCCGAGTCGACCTCGCGCAGGAAGCGCAGCGCGGCGCTGTAGTCTTCGGTGACGATCGATTCGGTGTGCTTCGACGACCAGGTGTTGATGTGGTCGATCGCGCCATCCAGCCCTTCCACCACCCGGACCGCCAGGATCGGCGCCAGGTATTCGGTACTCCAGTCCTGCTCGGTCGCATGCTTCAGGTACGGGTAGCCGGCCAGGATCGCATGCGCTTCGGCATCCGCGCGCAGCTCGACCTCCTTCGTCTTGTACAGCTGCGCCAGCTGCGGCAGCACGGTCGGGGCGATCGCGCGCGCCACCAGCAGGGTTTCCATGGTGTTGCAGGTGCCGTAGCGGTGGCACTTGGCGTTGAAGGCGACCGGCAGCGCCTTGGCGATGTCGGCCTTGTCGTCGATGTAGACGTGGCAGATGCCGTCCAGGTGCTTGATCATCGGGACCGTGGCTTCCGCCATCAGGCGCGCGATCAGGCCCTTGCCGCCGCGCGGAACGATCACGTCCACGTACTGCGGCATCGTGATCAGGGCGCCGACGGCGGCGCGGTCGATGGTGTCGACCACCTGCACCGCGTCCAGCGGCAGGCCGGCGCCGGCCAGGCCTTCGCTCACCAGCTTGGCCAGCGCGCGGTTGCAGTGGATCGCTTCCGAGCCGCCGCGCAGGATCGCCGCGTTGCCGCTCTTGATGCACAGGCCGGCCGCGTCCACCGTCACGTTCGGGCGCGCTTCGTAGATGATGCCGATGACGCCCAGCGGCACGCGCATCTGGCCGACCTGGATGCCGCTCGGGCGCGGCTTCATGTTGCTGATTTCGCCGACCGGATCGGGCAGCGCGACGATCTGGCGCAGGCCCTCGACCATGGTCTTGATGGCGCCGTCGGACAGCAGCAGGCGGTCGAGCAGCGCCGGCTCCAGGCCATTGGCGCGGGCAGCAAGCATGTCCTCCTGGTTCGCCGCGCGCAGCACGGCGGCGTCGCGCTCGATGGCGTCGGCGATCAGGAGCAGCGCGCGGTTGCGGGTGGCGCCGTCGGCGCGCGCCATGGCGCGCGAAGCGGCACGGGCCTTGCGGCCCATGGAGTGCATGTGTTCGGTGATGTCCATCGTGTAGCCCGTGTTGCGGTTTTCGTAGGGTGGGCAGGTCCCCTGCCCACGCGTTCAAATCACATTCGAGAAATAACAGCAGCCGAGTAATTCACGCGCCGGTTGAACGCGTGGGCGGGGGACCCGCCCACCCTACCGCGCTACCCGCAGCGCCAGCTGCAGCATGGCATCCCACGCGTCCCCGGCAAACGCCTTCGCGCGCAGGCCCTTGACCATCCGGTCCACCTGCGCCGCCTCCTGCAGCGCCGCTTCCAGCGTGGCAATCGACACGCGCCGCAGCGCCGGTTCCATCATGCGCTCGCGCGGGCCCCAGATGCGGTATTCCTTCAGCAGCGCGCCCAGCGGACGGCCCTGCGCCATCCCGGATTTCAATTTTAGCAGCGTGCGGATTTCTTCACTGACGGCCCATAAAACCAGCGGCAGGGCCTCGCCCTCGCCCTTCAGGCCGTCGAGCATGCGCGCCAGGCGCGCCGGGTCGCCGGCCAGCATGGCTTCGGACAGCTTGAATACGTCGTAGCGCGCCACGTTGAGCACGGCGTCATGCACCTGCTCGAAGCTCAGCTTGCCCGGCTCGTACAGCAGGCCGAGCTTCTGGATCTCCTGGTGCGCCGCCAGCAGGTTGCCTTCGACGCGGTCGGCGATGAAGTCCAGGCTCTGGCGCTCGGCGCCCTGCCCCTGTGCGGAGAGCCGCATGCCGATCCAGTTCGGCAGCTGGGCGCGTTCCACGTTCGGGATCTCGATGTAGACCGCCGCCGCCTGCAGCGCCGCCACCCACGAGGCCTTGGCGGTCTGCCAGTCCAGCTTCGGCAAGGTGATGAGGGTCAGGTTGTCGGGACCGAGATCCTTGACGTAGGCCTGCAGGGCGGCGCTGCCGTCCTTGCCCGGCTTGCCGCTCGGGATGCGCAACTCGATCAGTTTCTTGTCGCCGAACAGCGACATGGCCTGGTTCGCGGCCAGCAGTTCGCCCCACTTGAAGTTGCGCTCGACCGTGAGCACGTCGCGCTCGGTATACCCCCGGGCGCGGGCGGTCGCGCGAAGGCGGTCGGCCGCTTCCAGCGCGAGCAGGTGCTCGTCGCTGGTGATCACGTACAAGGGCGCCAGGCCCTTGGCCAGGTGGCCCTCGAGGGCCTCAGGCCGCAGTTGCATAAATCAGGCTCAATGCGTCAAGTTCAAACCGGTTTGATTGCGGCCAGGCGGCGCAGGATCTGCTGCACCAGGTCGGCCTGCATGTCGCGGTACAGCAGCGCTTCTTCCGATTCCTTGGCCAGCACCTGCGATTCGTCGAAGGCGATGTTGCGGCGCAGGGTGATCTCGGTCGGGCCCAGCAGTTCCTTGTTGTTGGCATCGCGTACGCGGAACACCAGGGTGTAGCTCAGCGAGTACTCGCGCACCCGGCCCAGGCTGTTGAGCGACAGGATGGACTTGCCGCGCGACTCGGACAGCACGTCGAACAGGGCCTGCGCCCTGGAGGCGTCGGTCTCGACGCGCACCGAGTCGCCCGCGCGCAGGTTGCGCTTGAGCTCCGTGCCCAGCGGCGAGGTCTCGGGGAAGGCCAGGTAGATGCTCTGGAAGGGCATGTTGTACTGGCCGGTCGAGCCGCGCAGCTGGAAGCCGCAACCGGCGACGGTTGTGGCCACCAGGAGCGCTGCCAGCGTGCGTACCACGATGGTTTTCATCGATTTACACCACGATGTTGATGAGTTTGCCCGGCACCACGATGACCTTCTTCGGCGTGCCTTCGATGAACTTGCTGACCGATTCCTCGGCCAGCGCGGCGGCTTCGATGGCCGCCTTGTCGGCATCCTTCGGCACCTTGACCGAGCCGCGCAGCTTGCCGTTCACCTGGATCATCAGTTCGATCTCGGACTGCTCCAGCGCGGCCGGGTCGACTTGCGGCCACTGCACGTTGAGGATGTCGCCGTAGACGGCGGCGTAGCCCAGGTCCTGCCACAGCACGTGGGTGATGTGCGGCGCCACCGGGTTCAGCAGGCGCAGGAAGATCGAGAAGCCTTCGGCGATCACGGCGTCGCTCGCCACACCTTCCGCCAGCTTGGCCGACTCCAGGGTGTTGAGCATCTTCATGCAGGCCGAGACCACGGTGTTGTACTGGATGCGCTTCAGGTCGTAGTCGGCCTGCTGCAGCACCTTGTGCACTTCGCGGCGCAGGGTCTTCTGGGCGTCGTCCAGGGTGCCCTGCTGCGGGCCCTTGAGGGCGCTGGCGATGCGCTCGCGCTGCGCGTAGCCGTAGGCCCAGACGCGGCGCAGGAAGCGGCTCGCGCCTTCCACGCCGCTGTTCGACCACTCCAGGGTCTGTTCCGGCGGCGAAGCGAACATGGTGAACAGGCGCGCGGTGTCGGCGCCGTACTGCTGGATCTGCGCCTGCGGGTCGATGCCGTTGTTCTTCGACTTCGACATCTTCTCGGTGCCGCCGATCTCCACCGGCTGGCCATCGGCTTTCAGGACCGCGCTCTGCGGGCGGCCCTTGTCGTCAAAGGTCAGCTCGACGTCGGCCGGGTTGTACCAGGTCTTCTTGCTCGATGCGTCTTCGCGGTAGTAGGTCTCGTTCAGCACCATGCCCTGGGTCAGCAGGTTCACGAAGGGCTCGTCGAACTTGAGCAGGCCGAAGTCGCGCATGACCTTGGTCCAGAAGCGCGCGTACAGCAGGTGCATGACGGCGTGTTCGATGCCGCCGATGTACTGGTCCATCGGCATCCAGTAGTCGTTGCGCTCGTCGACCATCTTGTCATTCGAGCCCGGCGAGGTGTAGCGCATGTAGTACCAGGACGAATCGATGAAGGTATCCATCGTGTCGGTCTCGCGGCGCGCAGCTTTGCCGCACTTCGGGCAGGAGCAGGCCAGGAAGGCTTCGTCCTTGTTCAGCGGGTTGCCGCTGCCGTCCGGGACCAGGTGTTCCGGCAGCACGACCGGCAGGTCGGCCTCCGGCACCGGCACCGCGCCGCAGTCGCCGCAGTGGATCATCGGGATCGGGGTGCCCCAGTAGCGCTGGCGCGAGATGCCCCAGTCGCGCAGGCGGAAGGTGACCTTCTTGTCGCCCAGGCCTTGCGCGGCGAGATCGCCCGCCACCGCGTTGACGGCGGCGATGTAGTCCAGCCCGTCGTACTTGCCCGAGTTGATGGTCTTGCCGTGTTCTTTATCGCCGTACCACTCCTGCCAGCCGTCCAGGGAGAATTCCTGGCCTTCGACGGCCACCACCTGCTTGATCGGCAGGCCGTACTTGGTGGCGAAGCCGAAGTCGCGCTCGTCGTGGCCCGGCACGCCCATCACGGCGCCGTCGCCGTAGGTCATCAGGACGTAGTTGCCGACCCAGACCGGCAGCTGCTCGCCCGTGACCGGGTGGGTGACGGTCAGGCCGGTCGGCATGCCCTTCTTTTCCATCGTCGCCATGTCGGCTTCGATGACGGAACCGAGCTTGCACTCGGCGATGAAGGCCTGCAGTTCCGGGTTGTTTTTTGCCGCGTGCTGGGCCAGCGGGTGCTCGGCCGCCACGGCGCAGAAGGTCACCCCCATGATGGTGTCGGCGCGGGTGGTGAAGACGTACAGCTTGCCCTCGTTGATGAGCTCACCCGATGCGTCCTCGATCTGGTGCGGGAAGGCGAAGCGCACGCCGGTCGACTTGCCGATCCAGTTGGCCTGCATGGTGCGCACGCGCTCCGGCCAGCCCGGCAGCTTGTTGTCGACGTAGTCGAGCAGCTCGTCGGCGTAATCGGTGATGCGCACGTAGTACATCGGGATCTCGCGCTTCTCGATCAGCGCGCCCGAGCGCCAGCCGCGGCCGTCCACCACCTGTTCGTTCGCCAGCACGGTCTGGTCCACCGGGTCCCAGTTCACGGTGCCGGTCTTCTGGTAGATGATGCCCTTCTCGAGCATCTTCAGGAACATCCACTGGTTCCACTTGTAGTATTCCGGCTTGCAGGCGGTCATCTCGCGCGACCAGTCGATGGCCAGGCCCATCGATTCCATCTGCCCGCGCATGTGGGCGATGTTCGAATAGGTCCATTCGGCCGGCGGCACGTTGTTCGCCATGGCCGCGTTCTCGGCCGGCATGCCGAAGGCGTCCCAGCCCATCGGCATCAGGACGTTGTAGCCGTTCATCCGCAGGTAGCGGTACATCACGTCGTTGATCGTATAGTTGCGCACGTGACCCATGTGCAGCTTGCCCGACGGGTAAGGCAGCATCGAGCAGGCGTAATACTTGCCTTTCGGGAAACGTGGGTCGTGTTCGACGGCCTTGTAGGCGTCGATCGACTTCCAGTAGGCCTGGGCGGCCTGTTCGACTTCAGCTGGACTATATTTTTCTTGCATGATTTCTTGCAGACGTGGAGGGTGGAACAGAACATTATACTGTTTCATTTTGCACTGCGGCGAAAGGCGGCGCCGCAATGAAAAACCGCCATGCCTGCCCTGGCAGGAATGGCGGTGACGGGATCGCGTCAGGAACGGCCGCTCAGCGCAGCACCAGCTCCAGCGCCGGCTTCTCGCCGTAATCCTCGTAGCGTTCGTTGATGCCGCCCACGCAGAAGGCGATCTCGTCCAGCAGGTCGGGCACGGCGGCCTTCATCCGGTCGGCATCCGCGACGACGATTTCCAGCACCTCGTCCGGCCCCAGCCGGAACTTGGTCATGTTCTCCTCGTCGCGCAGGTAGCTCAGGCAGTCGACCCAGGCGTCGATGCTGTCGGTATACGACGCGGGAAAGCCGAACGCGCGCCGGGATTCCCGATGGAAGGACGCCTCGTCGACGATGGCGGCGCCGTTCAGTTCCGCGACGGCCATGCTCACCCCTTCAGGCCCAGCACGTCGTCCATGCCGAACAGGCCGTTCGGCTTGCCC from Massilia varians encodes:
- the leuS gene encoding leucine--tRNA ligase — encoded protein: MQEKYSPAEVEQAAQAYWKSIDAYKAVEHDPRFPKGKYYACSMLPYPSGKLHMGHVRNYTINDVMYRYLRMNGYNVLMPMGWDAFGMPAENAAMANNVPPAEWTYSNIAHMRGQMESMGLAIDWSREMTACKPEYYKWNQWMFLKMLEKGIIYQKTGTVNWDPVDQTVLANEQVVDGRGWRSGALIEKREIPMYYVRITDYADELLDYVDNKLPGWPERVRTMQANWIGKSTGVRFAFPHQIEDASGELINEGKLYVFTTRADTIMGVTFCAVAAEHPLAQHAAKNNPELQAFIAECKLGSVIEADMATMEKKGMPTGLTVTHPVTGEQLPVWVGNYVLMTYGDGAVMGVPGHDERDFGFATKYGLPIKQVVAVEGQEFSLDGWQEWYGDKEHGKTINSGKYDGLDYIAAVNAVAGDLAAQGLGDKKVTFRLRDWGISRQRYWGTPIPMIHCGDCGAVPVPEADLPVVLPEHLVPDGSGNPLNKDEAFLACSCPKCGKAARRETDTMDTFIDSSWYYMRYTSPGSNDKMVDERNDYWMPMDQYIGGIEHAVMHLLYARFWTKVMRDFGLLKFDEPFVNLLTQGMVLNETYYREDASSKKTWYNPADVELTFDDKGRPQSAVLKADGQPVEIGGTEKMSKSKNNGIDPQAQIQQYGADTARLFTMFASPPEQTLEWSNSGVEGASRFLRRVWAYGYAQRERIASALKGPQQGTLDDAQKTLRREVHKVLQQADYDLKRIQYNTVVSACMKMLNTLESAKLAEGVASDAVIAEGFSIFLRLLNPVAPHITHVLWQDLGYAAVYGDILNVQWPQVDPAALEQSEIELMIQVNGKLRGSVKVPKDADKAAIEAAALAEESVSKFIEGTPKKVIVVPGKLINIVV
- a CDS encoding barstar family protein; amino-acid sequence: MAVAELNGAAIVDEASFHRESRRAFGFPASYTDSIDAWVDCLSYLRDEENMTKFRLGPDEVLEIVVADADRMKAAVPDLLDEIAFCVGGINERYEDYGEKPALELVLR